In Lentibacillus amyloliquefaciens, one DNA window encodes the following:
- a CDS encoding NADPH-dependent FMN reductase: protein MKVIGIAGSVVGSKTRIAVEQILNNIKKQHAEIETELVNLSDYDLVFSDGRDYRDYSGDTKAVLEKIMSADAYIVGTPIFQASIPGALKNLFDLLPNEAFREKVVGIVATAGSAKHYLVPEHQLKPILSYMKAVIIPKYVFVEEKSYYQKEIADDDAIFRLNRLAEDLVHGFNVFSEIQKEKDSAFPF, encoded by the coding sequence TTGAAAGTTATAGGGATAGCTGGCTCTGTTGTCGGCTCGAAAACACGGATTGCCGTCGAACAGATTTTAAATAATATTAAAAAACAGCATGCAGAAATAGAAACGGAATTAGTAAATTTAAGCGATTATGACCTTGTCTTCAGCGATGGCCGGGATTATCGGGATTACAGCGGTGATACGAAAGCGGTGTTGGAAAAAATCATGTCAGCAGATGCTTATATTGTCGGCACACCGATTTTTCAGGCTTCAATTCCAGGCGCATTGAAAAATCTGTTTGATTTGCTTCCAAATGAAGCTTTCAGAGAGAAGGTTGTCGGGATTGTCGCAACAGCGGGTTCTGCCAAGCATTATTTAGTGCCGGAACATCAGCTTAAGCCAATTCTTTCGTATATGAAAGCTGTTATCATACCGAAATATGTATTTGTGGAAGAGAAAAGTTATTACCAGAAAGAAATTGCGGATGATGATGCCATATTCCGGCTGAACCGGCTGGCAGAAGATCTTGTGCACGGTTTTAATGTGTTCAGCGAAATTCAAAAAGAAAAAGATTCAGCGTTCCCGTTTTAA
- a CDS encoding winged helix-turn-helix transcriptional regulator yields the protein MNTRVCPYIEASFDIIGKKWNGRLIHYLSLCENQSAHFSDIKQELSGITSRALSMKLTELVEFGLINKNVTSDSSVIITYSLTEKGAELAKSLKPIQEWAKRYVNLEEKIH from the coding sequence ATGAACACAAGGGTTTGTCCTTATATTGAGGCTTCCTTTGACATTATCGGCAAAAAGTGGAATGGGCGATTGATTCATTATTTATCATTATGTGAAAATCAATCAGCACATTTCTCAGACATTAAACAGGAACTATCAGGCATTACATCCAGAGCATTGTCTATGAAACTGACCGAACTTGTGGAATTTGGATTGATCAATAAAAATGTAACCAGCGATTCTTCCGTAATCATTACGTATTCATTGACAGAAAAAGGCGCAGAACTTGCGAAAAGCTTGAAGCCAATTCAGGAATGGGCAAAAAGGTATGTCAATTTAGAAGAAAAAATTCACTAG
- a CDS encoding DsbA family protein — protein MENQNNMVCNPETGVCGPAGEDDIQMIDFNKPPKTIDLYYVTDPICSHCWALEPVLNRFTEQYGDYFNIHTVMGGLLEKWGDGPVDPANGISGPADVAGHWQEVGEQTRMPIDGTLWYDNPVHSSYPPSRAFKVIQKQDEGLANVFLRHLREAVFAFNQNIADKEVLVPIINKLGLDGEKIFEEAESERGQQLLNEDFALAASLGARGFPTIILVNEENKGVKIVGGRPLEFYVSGLKQVLDTDEPESQPQPALSNLLKKNKLLFSKEIEIMYDLDKSDVAAFVEKELESGTYDENEILGEKYFTQQ, from the coding sequence ATGGAAAATCAGAATAACATGGTATGCAATCCGGAAACAGGCGTATGCGGGCCGGCAGGGGAGGATGATATACAGATGATTGATTTTAATAAGCCGCCGAAAACGATTGATCTGTATTATGTGACTGACCCGATCTGCTCCCATTGCTGGGCACTGGAACCGGTGCTGAACCGTTTCACTGAACAGTATGGTGATTACTTTAACATCCATACGGTAATGGGCGGATTACTGGAAAAATGGGGTGATGGCCCGGTTGATCCGGCAAACGGCATCTCAGGCCCGGCCGATGTTGCCGGACATTGGCAGGAAGTGGGCGAGCAGACACGCATGCCGATTGATGGAACACTCTGGTATGACAATCCGGTTCACTCATCATACCCGCCTTCCCGGGCGTTTAAAGTGATTCAAAAGCAAGACGAAGGTTTAGCCAACGTGTTCTTAAGGCATCTGAGAGAGGCAGTTTTTGCATTCAATCAAAATATCGCTGACAAGGAAGTCCTGGTTCCGATCATCAATAAACTTGGGCTTGATGGGGAGAAAATCTTTGAAGAAGCAGAGTCTGAACGGGGACAACAATTATTGAATGAAGATTTCGCGCTTGCAGCAAGCCTGGGTGCCAGAGGATTTCCGACCATCATTTTGGTCAACGAAGAAAATAAAGGCGTCAAAATTGTTGGCGGCCGGCCACTTGAATTCTACGTTTCCGGGCTGAAGCAAGTCCTGGATACAGATGAGCCCGAATCGCAGCCGCAGCCCGCTCTTTCCAATCTGCTTAAAAAGAATAAACTTCTCTTTTCAAAGGAAATCGAAATCATGTACGACCTCGATAAATCAGACGTTGCTGCCTTTGTCGAAAAAGAACTGGAATCAGGCACATATGATGAAAATGAAATACTTGGTGAAAAATATTTTACACAACAATAG
- a CDS encoding DUF1992 domain-containing protein, with protein MYIIVEDKIKESIENGDFDNLPGKGKKLNVRDELPGLSPELNQAYKILKNAGFVSEDDGKTKDKDVTQNELMTYATGQEYKHDAKKGKQFDDIVQKRKLHRNKKFPFYRKKIFNKLS; from the coding sequence ATGTACATCATTGTAGAAGATAAAATCAAGGAATCAATCGAGAATGGTGATTTTGACAACCTCCCGGGAAAAGGAAAAAAACTGAATGTGCGGGATGAACTGCCGGGACTGTCTCCAGAACTGAACCAGGCGTATAAAATTTTAAAGAATGCTGGCTTTGTCTCTGAAGATGATGGGAAAACGAAAGATAAAGACGTTACGCAAAATGAATTAATGACGTATGCAACCGGTCAGGAATATAAACACGACGCCAAGAAAGGCAAGCAGTTCGATGACATTGTCCAAAAGCGAAAACTGCATCGAAATAAGAAATTTCCATTTTATCGTAAAAAGATATTCAATAAGCTATCTTGA
- a CDS encoding nucleotidyltransferase domain-containing protein, which translates to MSRKLTKRNIPERFFHELVNYCSSNPDISKVILFGSRARGDFRLNSDLDLAIRTKDITHSEQNLINDRIQEMPTALKIDVVFLDRLTKKGLINNIKQEGVIIYEEGKALREA; encoded by the coding sequence ATGTCAAGGAAATTAACAAAACGAAATATTCCCGAACGCTTTTTCCATGAACTGGTGAATTACTGTTCCTCCAATCCTGACATCTCAAAAGTTATTTTATTCGGATCCAGAGCACGCGGAGATTTTCGCCTGAATTCAGATCTTGACCTTGCTATTCGCACAAAAGATATAACCCATTCTGAACAGAACTTAATTAACGACCGTATACAAGAAATGCCGACCGCATTAAAAATAGATGTTGTTTTTTTGGATCGGCTAACCAAAAAGGGACTTATTAACAATATTAAACAAGAAGGCGTGATTATATATGAAGAAGGAAAGGCTTTACGAGAAGCTTGA
- a CDS encoding nucleotidyltransferase substrate binding protein, with the protein MKKERLYEKLENYKRATSRLYEATTLQIMDDIVYDGVIQRFEFTFELSWKLMKDFLEYTGLTELRSPRGAIREAFAYGLIDDGDQWIDMMIDRNKTSHLYDEEEARAVYEKIKHHYAGLLIAFGNQMEQELKTMR; encoded by the coding sequence ATGAAGAAGGAAAGGCTTTACGAGAAGCTTGAAAATTATAAGCGAGCAACCTCAAGACTTTATGAAGCAACAACGCTGCAAATAATGGATGATATTGTTTATGACGGCGTTATTCAACGTTTTGAGTTCACCTTCGAATTAAGCTGGAAACTAATGAAGGACTTTCTGGAATATACCGGCTTAACGGAACTAAGAAGCCCAAGGGGAGCGATTCGGGAAGCTTTTGCGTATGGATTAATTGATGATGGCGATCAATGGATAGATATGATGATCGATAGAAATAAAACGTCACATCTCTACGATGAAGAAGAAGCACGAGCAGTTTATGAAAAAATCAAACATCACTATGCAGGATTGCTAATAGCATTTGGCAATCAAATGGAACAGGAATTAAAGACAATGAGATAA